In the Sandaracinaceae bacterium genome, GCCCAGCGCCTCGCGCCCGTAGATGGCGGCGGCGGCGTGTACCTCGCGGCCCGCGCGCACCGCGCTGAGCTGCCCCTCGTACGCGCCGCTCAGCTCGAAACGCGTGCGGCCGCGGGGGTTCTCGATGGTGAGCGAGCTGAGCGTGAGGCTGATGGGCGTGGCCTCCAGCGCGGCCGCCACGTGCAGGTTCCCCACGGGGTACCCCCGCAGGAACGTCTGGCCCACGTGACGCGCGCGCACGTCCAGCGTGAACTGCCCGGTGGTGGGCGCGGCGAGGTCCGGCAGCGTGGCCACCACCGTCGCGCTCAGGTCATCGATGTCCGCCGTCTGGCGCCCGTCGATGATGTGCGCCGACGGCGCGCGTGAGGTGAGCGTCACCTGCGTTCCGCCCTCGCGTTGCACGGCGCTCACGTCCAGCTGCGCGGTGGCCGCCGTGGCCTCGAGGCCACCTTCGGTGGCGTAGCGCAGGTTGCGCAAGGTGAGCGCCAGCTGCTGTTCGCTGCTCAGCACGCGGGCCAGGTCGGTGCGCAGGTCCAAGAAGCGGCCCGAGCGCGCCGGGCGGGCCAGCGCGTCCGCCAGCGCGCCGCCGCCCGTGAGCGAGGCATCGTCGAAGGTGAGCTGCGTGCCCTCCGGGAGGTACGGTGCCAGCAAGGGCGCTAGCTGCCGTGCCGAGCCCTCCACGTGGTGGTTCACCGTGCGGCCATCGTCGGCCAGGGCCGCGCGCACGGCGAGGTGCAGCTCGGGTGCCTCGGGGTCGTTGGCTTCTTCGCCAGCCTCGGGCGTGCTCTCACCCGCGGGCGACCCGAGGCGCGCGTCCAGTTCGTAGACATGGGCACGCAGGTCCGCGCTGCCCACCACGCGGAGCGGGTGCGTCCCCGGGTAGCGCTGCCCCTCGGCTTCCAGCTGGGCCACACGGCCGCTTGCTTGCAGCGCGTATGCGCCGCCCTGACCGCGCAGGTCCAGCGTCACGCGCGGCAGCGAGAGCGACGTGCCGCCGCTCGCCACATGGGCCACGCGCCCCTCCACGTGCACCTCACCGCGAGCCTGCGGGGGGGCGAGCGAGAGCAGGTTCTCCGCCCGCACGGTGAGCGCCACGTCACGCACGCTCAGCGCCTCTTCGCCGCGCTCGCGCGTGGTCAGCGAGGCAAGCGCGATGTCGCCGTTCACGCTGCCGGCGTCCAAGTCCACGTGCAGCCGCGGGGCCAGCCCGCGTGCCTGACCGGCCTGCCCACCCGTCACGAAGCTGGCGTCGCCGTCCAGCGTGAGGTCCAGCGCGCCGCCCAAGCCGAACATGCCGTGCCCCGCGAGCAACAGCCCGTGCATGGCCACGCGGGTGTGCAGCGGCGCGGCGTCCAGGCGGTCGCGGCCGTCACGCGCAGACAGCTGCTGCGCCGTGAGCGTCACGTCTCCGTTCAGCGGCTGCCCCAGCAGCACGGCCCGCAAGAGGCCCTGGCCCTCGGCGCGCAGGTCGGGCGCCTGCAGCGTGAGCGTGCTGGCCGGGTCCGCTTGCAGCCCCAGGCGCGCGAGCGTGACGGTCAGCACGTCGGCCGCAGGCCCAGACGCCGTTGTGGCGCCGGGGCTCGCTGTGGTGCCCTCAGCGGCCAGCCAGGCGGCGTCCAGCGTGGGGCCCGTCATCCGCAGCGCCAGCTGTTCGCCGTCCGCGCCCAGCGCTTCGCCCTCGGCGCCGTCGCGGTACGCAAAGCTGCGCGCGCTCACGTCCAGCTCGTAGGCCTCGAATCCCGCCGCGCTGGCGCGCGTGTGGAGCGACACGCGCGCCTCCTCCACGTGCCCCCCGGGCGTCTGCCCCGTCACGTCCGCCCGCGCCAGCGTGGCCTCGAGGTCCACCTGCCCGGCCACGCCCTCGGGCCCCAGCGTGGCGTCGGCCAGCACCAGCGCCGCGCGAAAGCCCGAAGCGCTCACGCCCGGGATGGTGAGCGGCAGCTCGCTGAAGTGCGCGTCCACGCGGCCGCTCGCGGCGCGCAGGGTGCTGGGCGTGTCGTCGCGCAGCTCACCCGTGACCTGGCCCGACAGCAGCCCGCCCAGCGCCGACGGGACGCGCAGATCCACCTCGGTGCGCCCTTCGGCTTCGATGAAGCGCAGCCCCAGGGCCACCTCGCCCCGCAGCGGCGCGCTGGTCAGGCTGGCCCACTCGCCCTCCGGCCGCGCCTCCATGGTCGCCGCCAGCTGCACGTCGTCGGCCACGGCCACGGTTACGTCGAGCGTCAGCTCGCTGCCCAGGTCGAGCGCCGCGCGCAGCGGTTGCCCCTCCGCGTCACGCGCGGCCGACTCGCTCTGCCACAGCGTGAGCTGTGTGTGTCCGCTGGCGGGCGAGCGCAGCGCGGCGCGAACGTCCAGCGCCTCGCCACGCTCGTGCAGGTGTCCCTCCATCACCACGTCCCGGAGCGCGGCCCGCGAGATGACCTCGCTGCCCTCCACCTCGATCACCTCGGCGAGCGCCAGCTCAATGCTGAGCGCGTCCACTTCCACACCGAGGCCGCGCAGCAGTGTGAGGGACGCCGACAGCGGGGTGGCCGGAGCGGTGCTGTCCGGGTCGCTCGGGAACAGCAGGTCAAAGGTGTTCTCCTGCGCGTCGCGCACCACGTGCAGCTGCGCCCCGGTGAGCGTCAGCGCGCGCACGTGCACGGCGCCGTCCAGCAGCGCACGCGCGTCGAGTTCGGCGTCCACGGCCTCCACCGTGAGCCACTCGGGGGCGTGTTGGGCAAAGCGCTCCGGCTGCTCGAACGACAGCCCCTCCGCGTGGATCTCCCCGCTGAACGGAGACACCCGCAGCACCGCGAAGTCCAGCTGCAGCCCGCCGTAGTCGAGCGCCGCCTGCACCACGTGCGGCTTGATGCGCGGGTGGTGCAGCTGCCCCAGCGCCCACACCCCGAGGCCGGCCAGAAGCGCCGTGGCCAGCAAGACGCCGCCCACCAGCCACGCCAGAACGCGCAACCAACGGCGGCGCCGGGCCGGCGTGGCGGAGGCCTCCGTGTCCGCCGAGGCAGGCGGCTCCGCAGGGGGCGCGTCAGGGGTTTCGGGTGTGACGGTCACGGGCGTCTCAGCGTAGCGCGTTCACCGCACATCGCCTGCCACTCCCAGCGCGGCCAGCACCTCGCCGGGCGTCGCGTCCAGCCGCCATGGGCCCATGCGGGTAGGGTGCGCCACCACCTCGCGCAGCACATTCAGGAAGCGCGAGCGCGGCCAGTCCACCGCCCCGAAGCTGGCCAGGTGCGCGGTGTGCACCTGGCAGTCCACGAGCGTGATGCCCCAGCGGATGAAGTGGCCCAGCGCCGTGGCGAAGGCCACCTTGGACGCGTCCGGCCGCAGCGCGAACATGGACTCCCCGAAGAAGGCCCTTCCCAGGCTCACGCCATAGAGCCCACCCACCAGCTCTCCGTCCTCGAACGCCTCGATGCTGTGCGCAAAGCCCAGCTCGTGGAGGCGGGTGTAGCCCTCCAGCAGCTCGCTCGTGATCCACGTGCCCGCTTGGCCCGGGCGCGGCACTGTGGCGCACGCTCGCATCACGTCGCGGAAGCGCGTGTCGGCGCGCAGCTCGAACCGCCCGCGCGCGATCTGCTTGCGCAGCGTGCGGCCGATGATGGCGTCCTCGGGCCGCAGCACGAAGCGCGGGTCCGGGCTGAACCACAACAGCGGCGCGCCCTGGGCGGGCCACGGAAAGATCCCTTGGCTGTAGGCCAACAGCATGCGCTGCGGCGCCACGTCGCCGCCCACGGCCACCAGGCCCTCGGCCGAGGCGCGCTCGGGCGGTGGGAACGCCAGCGCGTCGCTCAGGAGGAAGACCATCGCTCGAGGTCCCCCCACAGCGTCTCGAAGTCGCGCCCGAACGCCGCCACCAACCGGGCCTCGCGCGTCACCACCAGGTTCTCGCGGTTGTAGAGCGCCGCGCTGCGCGTCCAGTTGTAGCTGCCGGTCAGCAGCACCTCTTCGTCGAAGATGGCGTACTTGTGGTGCATGTGGGCCTCCGAGCGGTCCACGCGCACCGCCACGCCCACGCGCTCGAGCCCGCGCGCGTCCGAGCCCTCGTCCAGCGACTTCTCGTTGTCGGTGATGACCCGCACGCTCACGCCGCGTCGGTGCGCCGCCACGATGCGCTCCGAGATGCTGTCGTCGGTGATGGTGAACACGCAGATGTCGGCGCTGGTGCGAGCCCCGTCCAGCAGCCCCATGATGCGCGCGCGGCACGCCTCGCCGGGGCTGAAGTGGGCCTCGCCCGCGCTGCCCCCGCTGGCCTTTGCCGCCGGCCCCGGCAGCAGCCGCATCACGTCTTCCAGCCAGCGCAGCAGCGTGTGCCCGTCCGCGGCCAGGTCGTGCTCGCGCACCACGTCGAACGCCCGGTTGCGCACGAAGGCGGCGTCGTCGGCGGAGACCACCACACTGGCCAGCAGGCGCCCGAGGGCGTCACGCTCCGCGCGCGCGAGGCGGCAGTCGTCCGCGCTCTCGCGCAGCGCCCGCTCCACCTCCTCCTGCTGAGCCCCGTTCACGCCTCGACGGCTCCGCTGTTGGCTCCCTTGGGCGGGCCAGCCTCGAAGCGCAGCACGATGTCGTCGGCTTCCACCAGCACCTGCACGGTGCCGCCCTCGGGCAGGTCACCGTAGACCAACGCCTTGGCGATGGGCTTCTTGAGCTTGGTCTCCACCAGGCGCGCCATGGGCCGCGCGCCCATCGCCGCGTCGTAGCCGTGCTCGGCCAGCCAGGTGCGCGCGTCGTCGGTGAGCGTGAGCGTGACCTGCTTGTCTTCCAGCATGCCCACCAGCAGCCCGATCTCCTTGTCCAC is a window encoding:
- a CDS encoding leucyl/phenylalanyl-tRNA--protein transferase produces the protein MVFLLSDALAFPPPERASAEGLVAVGGDVAPQRMLLAYSQGIFPWPAQGAPLLWFSPDPRFVLRPEDAIIGRTLRKQIARGRFELRADTRFRDVMRACATVPRPGQAGTWITSELLEGYTRLHELGFAHSIEAFEDGELVGGLYGVSLGRAFFGESMFALRPDASKVAFATALGHFIRWGITLVDCQVHTAHLASFGAVDWPRSRFLNVLREVVAHPTRMGPWRLDATPGEVLAALGVAGDVR